One genomic window of Channa argus isolate prfri chromosome 5, Channa argus male v1.0, whole genome shotgun sequence includes the following:
- the srsf3a gene encoding serine/arginine-rich splicing factor 3a: MGDPAYRDCPLDCKVYVGNLGNNGNKTELERAFGYYGPLRSVWVARNPPGFAFVEFEDPRDASDAVRELDGRTMCGCRVRVELSTGEKRSRSRGPPPSWNRRSRDEFRRRSPPVRRRSPRRRSLSRSRSRSLSRDRRRYRSLSKDKTRKRSRSFSRSRSRSRSNERR; encoded by the exons atgggag accCTGCTTACAGAGACTGTCCCCTTGACTGCAAGGTTTACGTTGGAAATCTGGGAAACAATGGAAATAAGACAGAATTAGAAAGAGCTTTTGGGTATTATGGTCCTTTAAGAAGTGTTTGGGTTGCCAGGAATCCCCCAGGTTTTGCTTTTGTAGAATTTGAAGATCCCCGAGATGCATCTGATGCTGTGAGAGAACTAGATGGAAG AACCATGTGTGGCTGTCGAGTGCGTGTCGAGTTATCCACCGGGGAAAAGCGCTCTAGGAGTCGTGGCCCTCCTCCGTCCTGGAATAGACGCTCTCGAGATGAGTTTAGGCGACGCAGTCCTCCAGTTAGACGCAG ATCACCAAGGAGGAGGAGCCTCAGCCGCAGTCGCAGCAG GTCGCTCTCAAGAGACAGGCGTAGATACCGCTCTCTCTCCAAAGACAAAACCCGTAAACGCTCTAGGTCATTCTCACGGTCTAGAAG ccgTTCCCGGTCTAATGAGAGAAGGTGA